The Erythrolamprus reginae isolate rEryReg1 chromosome 3, rEryReg1.hap1, whole genome shotgun sequence genome contains a region encoding:
- the C3H1orf210 gene encoding type III endosome membrane protein TEMP isoform X1, translating into MKNIWYLWISSILLPWSVVSGHPCNIDKMGRAVCSGRRLLHPPSFLPRHITILDLSFNSLTMPKHGPFLSSFPSLRSLNLSSNLIPTLPSSLFCNLGALRLLDLSSCDISYVHQMSFRGLRSLRSLHLNNNKLQSLDFSVFPASGILVHLDLQNNELPCRRELVQLRVQRIHHIKLQGNPSVCKDSLTPFQQEVPEKEELQTQEIKTSDYETVSHRRKLQSVHIVTTMKPSALENATAAITTPSTKTAGKNWIYFAVFVLLAITISLLIALIVKCKLLQKKRASYHHQRLPDSRSIGSSHIEEGDMDVTYGRNQPISGAAECFPEDDDGFIEDNYIVPNRDLKEEDEDLELEPHFKAGRSF; encoded by the exons GGACGGGCTGTCTGCAGTGGAAGGCGCCTTCTCCATCCTCCCAGTTTTCTTCCCAGACATATTACCATTCTAGATTTATCGTTCAATTCTCTGACGATGCCCAAGCATGGACCATTTCTGAGCAGCTTTCCTTCCTTACGTTCCCTTAATCTTTCCAGCAACCTCATCCCTActcttccctcctctctgttTTGTAACCTTGGTGCTCTTCGCCTTTTGGATCTAAGTAGCTGTGACATTTCTTACGTGCACCAAATGAGCTTCCGAGGTTTGAGAAGCCTTCGCTCTCTACACCTGAACAACAACAAACTTCAGTCTCTGGACTTCTCCGTTTTTCCTGCCTCTGGAATCCTTGTCCATCTGGATCTGCAAAACAACGAACTGCCCTGCAGACGTGAGCTTGTGCAATTAAGAGTGCAAAGAATCCACCATATCAAACTCCAGGGGAACCCTTCAGTGTGCAAAGATTCCCTAACTCCTTTCCAACAAGAAGTGCCAGAAAAAGAAG AACTCCAGACTCAAGAAATCAAAACTTCAGATTATGAAACTGTGAGCCACAGAAGAAAACTTCAGTCTGTTCATATTGTGACTACGATGAAGCCATCAGCATTAGAAAACGCTA CAGCAGCTATCACCACACCTTCTACTAAAACCGCTGGGAAAAACTGGATCTACTTTGCTGTTTTTGTGCTTTTGGCTATCACCATCTCTCTCCTGATTGCACTGATTGTCAAATGCAAATTGCTCCAGAAAAAGCGCGCCAGCTATCATCACCAACGGCTGCCCGATTCTCGCTCCATTGGAAGCAGCCATATTGAGGAAGGGGACATGGACGTGACTTATGGGAGGAACCAGCCAATAAGTGGAGCGGCTGAGTGCTTTCCAGAGGATGATGATGGCTTCATAGAAGATAACTACATTGTGCCCAATCGAGACTtgaaggaggaagatgaggatctGGAACTGGAACCTCATTTCAAAGCTGGAAGATCCTTTTAG
- the C3H1orf210 gene encoding type III endosome membrane protein TEMP isoform X2, producing the protein MKNIWYLWISSILLPWSVVSGHPCNIDKMGRAVCSGRRLLHPPSFLPRHITILDLSFNSLTMPKHGPFLSSFPSLRSLNLSSNLIPTLPSSLFCNLGALRLLDLSSCDISYVHQMSFRGLRSLRSLHLNNNKLQSLDFSVFPASGILVHLDLQNNELPCRRELVQLRVQRIHHIKLQGNPSVCKDSLTPFQQEVPEKEELQTQEIKTSDYETVSHRRKLQSVHIVTTMKPSALENATAITTPSTKTAGKNWIYFAVFVLLAITISLLIALIVKCKLLQKKRASYHHQRLPDSRSIGSSHIEEGDMDVTYGRNQPISGAAECFPEDDDGFIEDNYIVPNRDLKEEDEDLELEPHFKAGRSF; encoded by the exons GGACGGGCTGTCTGCAGTGGAAGGCGCCTTCTCCATCCTCCCAGTTTTCTTCCCAGACATATTACCATTCTAGATTTATCGTTCAATTCTCTGACGATGCCCAAGCATGGACCATTTCTGAGCAGCTTTCCTTCCTTACGTTCCCTTAATCTTTCCAGCAACCTCATCCCTActcttccctcctctctgttTTGTAACCTTGGTGCTCTTCGCCTTTTGGATCTAAGTAGCTGTGACATTTCTTACGTGCACCAAATGAGCTTCCGAGGTTTGAGAAGCCTTCGCTCTCTACACCTGAACAACAACAAACTTCAGTCTCTGGACTTCTCCGTTTTTCCTGCCTCTGGAATCCTTGTCCATCTGGATCTGCAAAACAACGAACTGCCCTGCAGACGTGAGCTTGTGCAATTAAGAGTGCAAAGAATCCACCATATCAAACTCCAGGGGAACCCTTCAGTGTGCAAAGATTCCCTAACTCCTTTCCAACAAGAAGTGCCAGAAAAAGAAG AACTCCAGACTCAAGAAATCAAAACTTCAGATTATGAAACTGTGAGCCACAGAAGAAAACTTCAGTCTGTTCATATTGTGACTACGATGAAGCCATCAGCATTAGAAAACGCTA CAGCTATCACCACACCTTCTACTAAAACCGCTGGGAAAAACTGGATCTACTTTGCTGTTTTTGTGCTTTTGGCTATCACCATCTCTCTCCTGATTGCACTGATTGTCAAATGCAAATTGCTCCAGAAAAAGCGCGCCAGCTATCATCACCAACGGCTGCCCGATTCTCGCTCCATTGGAAGCAGCCATATTGAGGAAGGGGACATGGACGTGACTTATGGGAGGAACCAGCCAATAAGTGGAGCGGCTGAGTGCTTTCCAGAGGATGATGATGGCTTCATAGAAGATAACTACATTGTGCCCAATCGAGACTtgaaggaggaagatgaggatctGGAACTGGAACCTCATTTCAAAGCTGGAAGATCCTTTTAG
- the TMEM125 gene encoding transmembrane protein 125 yields the protein MAEMERLNGPRLPAHANRIQRNILEEHVELWWSQEPKKSLICYGVAVALILACGVGGIALLYSTSSRSGEWRLAVGTTLCLLALLVLLKQLLSSAIQDMNCIHRREQVALLKSGGASDCAVLLLTALVLLVCGTVLTALSTTSVGTNPSTPRPFASMFISGVVLTVAGAIILFSLLFYLTWTSCRTASRQNPRAGNNSAIFTVSGHISASQQFPPTSSMANLI from the coding sequence ATGGCGGAAATGGAGCGCCTGAACGGACCCAGGCTCCCAGCTCATGCCAACCGCATCCAGAGGAACATCCTGGAGGAGCACGTGGAGCTCTGGTGGTCCCAGGAGCCCAAGAAGTCCCTTATTTGCTACGGAGTAGCAGTGGCCTTGATCCTAGCCTGTGGGGTGGGTGGCATTGCCCTGCTGTACAGTACTAGCAGCCGCTCTGGGGAGTGGAGGCTGGCAGTGGGCACAACACTCTGTCTGCTGGCCCTCTTGGTGCTACTGAAGCAGCTGCTGAGCTCTGCCATCCAGGATATGAATTGCATCCATAGACGGGAACAGGTGGCATTGCTGAAGAGCGGCGGCGCCTCGGACTGCGCCGTGCTTCTGCTGACGGCTTTGGTGCTGCTGGTGTGTGGCACAGTGCTCACAGCCCTCTCTACCACCAGTGTCGGCACTAATCCCTCAACCCCGCGCCCCTTTGCCAGCATGTTTATCAGCGGCGTTGTGCTCACAGTCGCTGGAGCAATTATCCTCTTCAGCCTGTTGTTCTATTTGACGTGGACTTCCTGCCGTACGGCTTCCCGTCAGAACCCGAGGGCCGGAAACAACAGTGCTATTTTCACTGTGTCAGGACATATTTCAGCCAGCCAGCAGTTTCCTCCTACCTCCAGCATGGCAAACCTAATTTAA